One Bartonella sp. TP genomic window carries:
- a CDS encoding pitrilysin family protein gives MKVTISQLENGLTIATQKIPEIESVTAGIWIKSGSRNEAIQQHGLAHMLEHMAFKGTANRSASKIAHDIESVGGEINAATSVENTGYYTRLLQENTELGIDILSDIMTAPLFDSAELEKEKQVVLQELGAANDTPDDVVFDHFMNIAYKDQAIGRPILGTKKSVQSFQSSDMSNFMNQHYYAEHMVFVAVGAVEHDKIASNVEKGLGEFPSKKADNSYKQAKYIGGCKSEHRELMDAQVILGFEGCAYMHGDFYKTQLLSVILGGGMSSRLFQNIREELGLCYSIYAFHWGFSDTGVFGISAATDQDGIATLMPAVITELKRISENISPDEVSRALAQYKASLIMSKESSAARAPAIARQILTYGRPVNNEEILKKLHAVTPREITELAERIFLNSRPSLAAVGPIKKLIEYDDIYLSLQS, from the coding sequence ATGAAAGTCACCATAAGCCAGCTAGAAAATGGTTTAACTATAGCCACCCAAAAAATACCAGAGATAGAGAGTGTAACCGCAGGCATATGGATAAAATCTGGCTCTCGCAACGAAGCAATACAGCAACATGGTCTCGCACATATGCTGGAACATATGGCCTTCAAGGGCACCGCTAACAGATCAGCTTCGAAAATAGCCCATGATATAGAAAGCGTAGGTGGGGAAATTAATGCAGCAACTAGCGTAGAAAATACTGGCTATTATACGCGGTTATTACAAGAAAATACTGAGCTTGGAATAGATATTTTATCCGACATCATGACCGCGCCACTCTTTGATAGCGCTGAATTAGAAAAAGAAAAACAAGTAGTTTTACAAGAGCTTGGCGCTGCAAATGACACCCCAGATGACGTAGTTTTTGACCATTTCATGAATATAGCTTATAAAGACCAGGCGATTGGGCGCCCTATTTTAGGCACCAAAAAAAGCGTACAGTCTTTTCAAAGCTCGGACATGTCCAATTTTATGAATCAGCATTATTATGCAGAACATATGGTATTTGTAGCAGTTGGCGCCGTAGAGCATGATAAAATTGCCAGCAATGTTGAAAAAGGCTTAGGCGAATTTCCATCAAAAAAAGCAGATAATAGTTATAAACAGGCAAAATACATAGGTGGGTGCAAAAGCGAGCACCGTGAGTTAATGGACGCACAGGTAATATTAGGATTCGAAGGCTGCGCTTATATGCATGGCGATTTTTATAAAACACAGCTGCTGTCTGTAATTCTAGGTGGCGGAATGTCTTCTCGCTTGTTTCAAAATATACGCGAAGAATTGGGGCTATGCTACTCTATTTATGCTTTTCACTGGGGATTTAGCGATACTGGGGTATTTGGAATTTCTGCCGCAACAGATCAAGACGGCATAGCCACTTTAATGCCAGCGGTAATAACAGAGCTGAAACGTATTAGCGAAAATATTAGTCCAGATGAAGTAAGCAGAGCCCTGGCACAATATAAAGCCAGTTTAATTATGTCGAAAGAAAGCTCAGCAGCAAGAGCGCCAGCCATAGCCAGACAAATATTAACTTACGGCCGGCCAGTTAACAATGAAGAAATATTAAAAAAACTACATGCCGTTACGCCAAGAGAAATTACAGAATTAGCAGAGAGAATATTTTTAAATTCTCGCCCTAGCCTTGCCGCTGTTGGTCCTATAAAAAAGCTAATAGAATATGATGACATATACCTTAGCTTACAAAGCTAG
- a CDS encoding sensor domain-containing phosphodiesterase has translation MLTIIQSSFNIWRNLPAYILLISSLLLATPSLLHARELIKITPQDIALDISQAVELYQTNTKSIKVTTSPGSDGIVKTIEVQATTESPKHYWAVFAIVNPTNEQIDRLIVTPHYRLVGSGILHPDLGSKRILSITPSEGFALIRQNSASHDVFSITINPGAVITFVAEITSEKLMPIYLWQTDAYKSTLNSYTFYQGILLGIAGLLAVLLSVLFIVRGTFIFPAAAVFAWSALAYISVNFHFFDKIFKMTTGSEPIWRACVELSITASLLLFLCAYLNLYKWHYKLYYTIILATILSCVLLFFSIYHPAFTASLARILLGGTTFAGAIIITMLAIRGLDRAVMIIPTWLFLILWVIATYSCITAKIDNDIIEPALGGGLILLVLLIAFTILQQVFSSTVFHQGLFSDSEKRSLAMMGAGDIVWDWDVQRDQVHIKPDLTRFLGARATKLNGTINNFINSLHLDDRNKFYANLNIILDAKKGQIEQNFRIRSSDNHYHWFNLRARPFAEKDGTISHCIGTLVNITELKTAQEHLLKDSVRDNLTGLPNRQLFIDRLQSLLTLSALKKDINPSVLVLDFDGFRSINQAYGHAAGDNFLMIIAKRLNRLLKPQDTLCHLKADRFAIILVSPQNSNDVAALISTIQKAASAPVKLSNNEIKLTASIGLYSLKNKSYTAAEVLSDAQLAVSYVKHAGGNSIELFKPTMRSFNFSLDGLSKDLPKAIEREELRVIYHPILTFNDSEIVGFEAYTIWEHPQYGTLSVTDFIACAEHTSCVNDIANFTFTTIAKDLFELQERFFDKNLFITMNLFSADMLNQELINNMKSIQMRYPFDSKRFVIELSEAILLEKPEQAADLLTNLKNLDFKLALDHFGTGYSSLAYLTRYNFDFIKLDKSVLTENISKKTIFIKALINVAHELNHKVIATGVDTQEDARLLAELGCEYIQSIVFSEPLVIDKIIELIKQHN, from the coding sequence GTGCTAACTATTATACAATCATCTTTTAATATATGGCGTAACCTACCTGCTTATATATTACTAATTAGCTCTTTATTGCTAGCAACTCCCTCTTTACTTCATGCACGTGAATTAATAAAAATCACGCCACAAGATATAGCCTTAGACATATCCCAAGCTGTTGAGTTATATCAAACCAACACAAAATCTATCAAAGTTACAACAAGCCCCGGCAGTGATGGCATAGTTAAAACTATTGAAGTACAAGCAACAACTGAAAGTCCGAAACATTATTGGGCAGTTTTTGCTATAGTTAATCCTACCAATGAACAAATTGACCGCTTAATTGTAACGCCACATTATCGGCTGGTCGGGTCTGGTATATTGCATCCCGATTTGGGCAGCAAACGTATATTGAGCATCACTCCATCTGAAGGTTTTGCATTAATACGTCAAAATAGCGCCAGTCATGACGTATTTTCTATCACCATAAACCCTGGGGCAGTAATTACCTTCGTTGCTGAAATAACCTCAGAAAAACTAATGCCAATATATTTATGGCAAACCGATGCTTATAAAAGCACATTAAATTCTTACACCTTTTATCAAGGCATTTTATTAGGTATAGCAGGGCTTTTAGCCGTATTGCTAAGCGTTTTATTTATTGTAAGGGGAACATTTATTTTCCCTGCGGCAGCGGTTTTTGCTTGGTCTGCTTTGGCTTATATCAGCGTAAATTTTCATTTTTTCGATAAAATATTTAAAATGACCACTGGGTCAGAACCTATATGGCGTGCTTGTGTTGAGCTATCCATTACGGCATCTTTGTTGTTATTTTTATGCGCATACCTAAATTTATATAAATGGCACTATAAGCTCTATTACACAATAATCTTGGCTACAATATTATCATGTGTTTTGTTATTTTTTTCTATATATCATCCCGCATTCACAGCTAGCTTAGCAAGAATATTACTGGGGGGCACTACATTTGCTGGAGCAATTATAATAACCATGCTAGCTATACGAGGTTTAGATCGGGCGGTGATGATCATTCCAACTTGGTTGTTTTTAATTTTATGGGTTATAGCGACTTATAGCTGTATCACCGCAAAAATAGATAATGATATTATCGAACCAGCCCTTGGCGGAGGCTTAATTTTATTAGTTTTACTTATAGCTTTTACTATTTTGCAGCAAGTTTTTTCCTCTACCGTTTTTCATCAAGGATTATTTTCTGATAGCGAAAAACGATCATTAGCAATGATGGGCGCAGGTGATATAGTGTGGGACTGGGATGTCCAGCGCGATCAAGTACACATTAAACCAGATTTAACTCGATTTTTAGGTGCCCGAGCAACTAAGCTAAATGGAACAATAAATAATTTTATCAATTCTCTTCATCTGGATGACAGAAATAAATTTTATGCTAATCTAAACATCATATTAGATGCAAAAAAAGGTCAAATAGAGCAAAATTTTCGCATAAGATCAAGCGACAATCACTACCATTGGTTTAATTTAAGAGCTAGACCTTTTGCTGAAAAAGATGGCACCATAAGTCACTGCATCGGTACCTTGGTAAATATCACCGAGTTAAAAACAGCACAAGAGCATTTACTAAAAGATAGCGTACGGGATAATCTAACTGGCCTGCCAAATCGACAATTATTTATAGATCGCCTACAAAGTCTCTTGACCTTATCGGCATTAAAAAAAGACATTAACCCTTCGGTATTGGTGTTAGATTTTGACGGATTCCGTAGCATTAATCAGGCTTATGGACATGCAGCTGGCGATAATTTTTTAATGATAATAGCCAAAAGACTAAATAGGCTTTTAAAGCCACAAGATACTTTATGCCATTTAAAGGCAGATCGTTTCGCTATTATTCTAGTTTCGCCACAAAATTCTAACGACGTTGCAGCTCTTATCTCCACTATACAAAAAGCTGCCTCTGCGCCTGTAAAACTATCTAACAATGAAATAAAATTAACTGCATCAATAGGACTGTACAGTCTAAAAAATAAAAGCTATACAGCCGCAGAAGTCTTATCAGACGCGCAATTAGCCGTAAGCTACGTTAAGCACGCCGGGGGCAATAGTATAGAGCTATTTAAGCCCACTATGCGCTCATTCAATTTTAGCTTAGATGGCCTTAGCAAAGATTTACCAAAAGCTATTGAGCGGGAAGAGCTGCGAGTAATTTATCATCCAATTTTAACCTTCAATGACAGTGAAATTGTAGGTTTTGAGGCTTATACCATCTGGGAGCACCCACAATATGGCACCTTATCTGTTACCGACTTTATTGCCTGTGCCGAGCATACAAGCTGTGTGAATGACATAGCTAATTTTACCTTTACTACCATAGCTAAAGATTTATTCGAACTACAAGAAAGATTTTTTGACAAAAACCTTTTTATCACTATGAACCTATTTAGCGCCGATATGCTAAATCAAGAATTAATAAATAATATGAAGTCTATACAAATGCGTTACCCTTTTGATTCGAAACGTTTTGTAATAGAGTTATCCGAGGCAATTTTGCTAGAAAAGCCAGAGCAAGCTGCAGATTTACTTACGAATTTAAAAAATTTAGATTTTAAATTAGCACTAGATCATTTTGGCACTGGCTACTCATCTCTAGCTTATTTAACAAGGTATAATTTTGACTTTATTAAACTAGATAAATCAGTGCTAACAGAAAATATTAGCAAGAAAACAATTTTTATAAAA
- a CDS encoding site-specific DNA-methyltransferase — protein MVLQNIRKNYNSDAPEKEPWRNSLIAGNCVTALEQIPSASVDMVFADPPYNLQLNGELHRPDNSIVSAVDDHWDQFESFKAYDAFTRAWLLACRRVLKPTGTLWVIGSYHNIYRVGSIIQDLGFWFLNDIVWHKANPMPNFRGRRFQNAHEILIWAAKDKNSRRYTFNYDALKASNEDVQMRSDWIFPVCKGAERIKGADGKKAHPTQKPEALLRRIIMACTKPGDVILDPFLGTGTSAAVAKMLGRDFVGIEQEKSYFKVAQQRIAQVVPLNEDELKPLKAKKSDPRVPFVTLVEHGLIKAGQEICDCSKKHIAKVKVDGTIEVRDIRGSIHAVGRIVQDIPACNGWAYWHFENQGVLQPIDELRKLYKKNFLNLS, from the coding sequence ATGGTGTTGCAGAATATCAGAAAAAATTATAATAGTGATGCTCCTGAAAAGGAACCGTGGCGTAATAGCTTGATAGCTGGCAACTGCGTTACTGCTTTAGAGCAAATCCCTAGCGCCTCAGTGGATATGGTATTTGCTGACCCCCCTTATAATTTACAATTGAATGGGGAGTTGCACCGGCCAGATAACTCAATTGTATCAGCCGTAGACGACCATTGGGATCAATTTGAAAGCTTTAAAGCCTATGATGCTTTTACCAGAGCGTGGCTGCTTGCTTGTCGCCGGGTGCTTAAGCCGACTGGGACTTTGTGGGTGATTGGTTCGTACCATAATATTTACCGTGTTGGTTCTATTATCCAGGATCTGGGTTTTTGGTTTTTGAATGATATTGTGTGGCATAAGGCAAATCCTATGCCTAATTTTAGAGGGCGACGCTTTCAGAATGCACATGAAATTCTTATCTGGGCTGCTAAAGATAAAAATTCACGTCGTTACACATTTAATTATGACGCTTTGAAAGCCAGCAACGAAGATGTGCAGATGCGCTCTGATTGGATTTTTCCGGTTTGTAAAGGCGCTGAGCGGATAAAGGGAGCAGATGGCAAAAAAGCGCATCCAACCCAAAAACCTGAAGCCTTACTGCGGCGTATCATCATGGCTTGCACTAAGCCTGGTGATGTTATCCTAGACCCGTTTTTAGGTACTGGTACCTCTGCAGCTGTTGCTAAGATGTTGGGGCGTGATTTTGTAGGTATAGAACAAGAAAAAAGTTATTTCAAAGTGGCCCAGCAGAGGATAGCTCAGGTTGTGCCTTTAAATGAAGATGAGTTAAAGCCGTTAAAAGCTAAGAAAAGTGACCCGCGCGTGCCTTTTGTTACTCTAGTAGAACACGGCTTGATAAAAGCTGGACAAGAAATTTGTGATTGCTCTAAGAAACATATTGCTAAAGTTAAAGTAGATGGCACTATAGAAGTACGTGATATACGAGGGTCGATCCATGCTGTAGGGCGTATAGTGCAGGATATCCCCGCTTGTAATGGTTGGGCGTATTGGCATTTTGAAAATCAAGGGGTTTTGCAACCGATTGACGAGTTGCGTAAATTGTATAAAAAGAATTTTTTAAATTTGTCTTAA
- the thrC gene encoding threonine synthase, protein MQYVSTRGNAKAANFTEILMAGLAPDGGLYVPISYPQYNFEQLRHMRDKNYTQLAEILLWPFIEGSNISKAEFSKIIKQSYKDFSHPAICPLIQTASKEFIAELFHGPSLAFKDIAMQFLANLIETILANTDKNLNVIAATSGDTGSAAIEAFAKKNKAKVFILFPKGRISEIQQKQMTTTGASNIYAIAIDGCFDDCQAIVKSLFNDKDFVAKVNPTAVNSINWARILAQSVYYFYTALALGAPDRKVNFCVPTGNFGNIFAGYLAKKMGLPIEKLIIATNENDILTRIVHTGIYQPKAICPTTSPSMDIQISSNFERLLFDTSGGDSNYTNLKMQELNQNGYFVLSDDCRHKINEDFIAGSAKVENVNDIIKNLYENNNYLCDPHTAVGIHVARNRQQTSYSTPIIALATASASKFPETVKNACGIWPDLPARARKIMKKNELFYSLDNNAETIKQFIYQQL, encoded by the coding sequence ATGCAATATGTAAGTACCAGAGGCAACGCTAAAGCAGCGAATTTTACCGAAATTTTAATGGCCGGCCTAGCGCCAGACGGGGGTTTGTATGTGCCTATATCTTACCCTCAGTATAATTTTGAGCAATTACGCCACATGCGCGATAAAAATTACACACAGTTAGCAGAAATTTTACTATGGCCTTTTATAGAAGGCTCTAATATTAGCAAAGCAGAATTTTCAAAAATTATAAAGCAGAGTTATAAAGATTTTAGCCATCCTGCCATTTGCCCATTAATACAAACAGCGAGCAAAGAATTTATAGCCGAACTTTTTCACGGCCCCAGCTTAGCCTTTAAAGATATAGCTATGCAGTTTTTAGCAAATTTAATAGAAACAATATTAGCAAACACAGATAAAAACCTAAATGTTATAGCGGCAACCTCTGGCGATACCGGAAGCGCTGCAATAGAAGCATTCGCGAAAAAAAACAAAGCAAAAGTTTTTATCTTATTTCCAAAAGGTCGAATCTCCGAAATACAACAAAAACAAATGACCACTACGGGAGCTAGCAATATATATGCCATAGCTATTGATGGCTGCTTTGACGATTGCCAGGCTATTGTAAAAAGCCTTTTTAATGACAAAGATTTTGTAGCAAAGGTTAATCCTACAGCAGTAAACTCAATAAATTGGGCCCGCATTTTAGCTCAAAGCGTTTATTATTTTTATACAGCCTTGGCCTTAGGTGCCCCAGATAGAAAGGTTAATTTCTGTGTACCTACAGGAAATTTTGGCAATATCTTTGCAGGATATTTAGCCAAAAAAATGGGGCTACCTATAGAAAAGCTTATAATTGCTACTAACGAAAATGATATTCTAACCCGCATTGTGCATACAGGGATCTACCAGCCTAAAGCTATTTGCCCAACTACTTCTCCTTCTATGGATATACAGATTTCTTCTAATTTCGAGCGTCTTCTATTTGACACAAGCGGCGGTGATAGCAACTACACAAACCTTAAAATGCAAGAATTAAACCAAAATGGCTATTTTGTTTTAAGTGATGACTGCCGTCATAAAATAAACGAAGATTTTATAGCAGGCAGCGCTAAAGTAGAAAATGTAAATGACATTATAAAAAACCTATATGAAAACAATAATTACCTGTGCGACCCACATACTGCTGTTGGAATACATGTAGCAAGAAATCGACAACAAACTTCCTATTCTACACCAATAATCGCCTTAGCCACCGCTAGCGCTTCTAAATTTCCCGAAACAGTAAAAAATGCTTGCGGTATCTGGCCAGATCTACCAGCACGGGCAAGAAAAATTATGAAAAAAAACGAGCTTTTTTACAGCTTAGATAATAATGCAGAGACTATCAAGCAATTCATATACCAACAGCTATAG
- a CDS encoding HAD family phosphatase: MLYPIELIIFDCDGVLVDSEHLSSLIIAELLSKAGYSITPQEVSEKYAGLIMMDILKRLEKQTDIYFSLNLVAELHKQFAARMGTELNLIHGVKEAIANLELPHCICSNASTENLTNMLELFDLMQPFQNCLFSAQDVGTKKLKPDPNVFLFAAEKFNIKPAHCLVIEDSIHGLAAAKAANMRSVGFTGGSHTYPGHANALADAGAETVYADHSELNLVINALRNWKDN, from the coding sequence ATGTTGTACCCTATTGAACTTATAATTTTTGACTGTGACGGGGTGTTAGTAGACTCCGAGCATCTTTCTAGCCTGATAATAGCTGAGCTGCTATCTAAGGCGGGTTATTCTATAACACCGCAAGAAGTTAGCGAAAAATACGCTGGACTTATAATGATGGACATTTTAAAAAGACTAGAAAAACAAACGGACATCTATTTTTCTCTAAATTTAGTTGCTGAGCTACATAAACAATTTGCAGCCCGCATGGGTACAGAGCTAAATTTGATCCATGGTGTAAAAGAAGCTATAGCAAACTTAGAGCTACCCCACTGTATATGCTCTAATGCCTCTACCGAAAATTTAACAAACATGCTAGAATTATTTGATCTGATGCAGCCATTCCAAAATTGCCTATTCTCTGCACAGGATGTTGGCACTAAAAAACTAAAGCCAGACCCAAATGTATTTTTATTTGCAGCAGAAAAATTTAATATTAAACCAGCGCATTGTTTAGTAATAGAAGATTCTATACATGGGCTAGCAGCAGCAAAAGCGGCAAATATGAGATCCGTGGGCTTTACAGGCGGCAGCCACACCTATCCGGGCCACGCAAACGCCTTAGCCGATGCAGGAGCCGAAACGGTGTATGCTGATCATAGCGAACTAAATTTAGTAATTAACGCTTTACGAAATTGGAAAGATAATTAG